The window AAGGCGGTCCATGCCGGGCGGCGAGTCAGCGGTGGGGCGGTGGCCATGATGGTTACTCCTTCTTAATCGTGGGAACGAGTTTATGCAGATGTAGGGTGGGACCAGCGAGCTTGCGAGCGCCGGCCCACCACAAATGACGTCGCTAACGGTGGGCCGGCGCTCGCAAGCTCGCTGGTCCCACCCTACGATTCGGAAACAATGCGGCATTTGATTCAATACAGGACGCTCGTTGCCTGCTCGGTCACCGTCGTTTGCCTGCTCGCGCCTGTCTTCGCCGATGAACCGGCCGTCTCCTATATCTTTCCGGCAGGCGGACAGCGCGGCACGAAGGTCGACTTCCGCGTGGGCGGCATGTACCTGCACGAGGGCGCGGCGCTGGAGATGCTCGGAGCCGGCGTGACCGCTTCGGCCAGGATCGTGCCGACCGAGACGATCTGGTTCGAAGGGCCAGTCATACCCTTGCCTGCCTCGCAGCAGAAAGAAGACTATCCCAAGGACTACTCCGGCCAGGTTGACCTTGCCGCCGACGCGCCGCTGGGGCTGCGTCGCTGGCGCGTTTCGACCTCGCAAGGCGCTGCGCCGAGCATGAAGTTCGTCGTCGGCGACCTGCCGGAAATCGTCGAACAGGAAATCGACGGCGGTCCTCTGCCCGTGCAGGTAACGCTCCCCGTGACGATCAACGGGCGCATCTTTCCGCGCGAAGACGTCGATGACTGGACGTTTCATGCCAAGGCGGGCGAGCCAATCCGGGCGGAAGTACTCTCCTCGCGGCTCGGTTATCCGCTGGAAGCGCGACTCGTGCTTTATGGCCCGGCTGGCAGGCCGCTGGCGGAGGACGTCGGCTCGTTGGCGGGCGACGCCTGCCTTCGCGCCACGATTCCGGCCGACGGCACGTATCGCTTGCGGATCCATGACGTCAACTTTGGCGGATTGCAGCATTACGTCTATCGACTGAACCTGACGCGCGGGCCTTACATCGAGCGCGTTTATCCGTTGGGTGGCCGCCGCGGCGGCACGGTGCGGCTGGAACTCGACGGTCAGGGCGTGCCCGTGGAAGCCGTGGAAGTTGCCGTGCCCGCCGATGCGCCGTCTTGGTACGCGGCCCGCCTGCCGCTGGCCGGTGGGGAATCAAACCAGGTGAATCTGGAAATCGACGATCTTGACGAGCTGCTGGAACGTGAACCGAACGACCTGCCGCGGCAAGCCGCGACTCTCGCCGCTCCCGCAGTCGCCAACGGTCGGATCGGCGTTGCGGGCGACCGCGACTATTGGGCTTTCGCCGCCAAGCGGGGCGACGTATTCGACGTGGCGGTCTCGTCCGCTCGGCTCGGCTCGCCGCTCGACGCCGTTCTCGTCGTGGAAGATGCTGCCGGAAAAGAGCTTTTGCGCGCCGAAGAATCGCCTGGCAGTCAGAACGATTGCCGCTTGCGCTTCACGGCGCCCGCCGATGGTAGCTTTTATGTACGAGTGGCCGACCGTTTTGCGTCGCGGGGCGGACAGACCTTTGCCTACCGATTGCGGATTACGCCGGCCGCCGCGCCCGATTTCCGCCTGACCTTCGCCGCCGACGCGCTTTCGCTGGATCGAAAGTCGCAAGCGAAGCTGCGGGTTACGGCCGAACGGCTCGGCGGGTTGACCGGCCCCATCAAGCTTGCCGCGGATGGTTTGCCGCCGGGCGTCAGCGTGCAAGGCGGTGAGATCGCCGCCAAC of the Pirellulales bacterium genome contains:
- a CDS encoding PPC domain-containing protein yields the protein MRHLIQYRTLVACSVTVVCLLAPVFADEPAVSYIFPAGGQRGTKVDFRVGGMYLHEGAALEMLGAGVTASARIVPTETIWFEGPVIPLPASQQKEDYPKDYSGQVDLAADAPLGLRRWRVSTSQGAAPSMKFVVGDLPEIVEQEIDGGPLPVQVTLPVTINGRIFPREDVDDWTFHAKAGEPIRAEVLSSRLGYPLEARLVLYGPAGRPLAEDVGSLAGDACLRATIPADGTYRLRIHDVNFGGLQHYVYRLNLTRGPYIERVYPLGGRRGGTVRLELDGQGVPVEAVEVAVPADAPSWYAARLPLAGGESNQVNLEIDDLDELLEREPNDLPRQAATLAAPAVANGRIGVAGDRDYWAFAAKRGDVFDVAVSSARLGSPLDAVLVVEDAAGKELLRAEESPGSQNDCRLRFTAPADGSFYVRVADRFASRGGQTFAYRLRITPAAAPDFRLTFAADALSLDRKSQAKLRVTAERLGGLTGPIKLAADGLPPGVSVQGGEIAANKPHADLTFVASQTSKIEAAHVVVRGTAEISGQAVTHTATLAGPPGEMTVDNVLLAVSMPTPFKIIGKYDLTFVPRGSTLVRHYAIDRGGFTGPLRVLPADRQARHLQGVTGPLITVPPGADECEYPLFLPPWMELARTSRSVVMAVGVVADTDGSQHTVSFTSQNQNEQIVALVGPGELSVHAERTSLECVPGGECEVRLRLARDRSLTGPTRVELVLPPHIHGIVAEPATVPSDAERAVLRIHCDREFGPLNMPLIVRATTEHGGRPVTAEAQLQLVGASRKP